One segment of Halalkalicoccus tibetensis DNA contains the following:
- a CDS encoding NUDIX hydrolase encodes MSDPDADWEVLESVTEYETGWYTGGYDLVEQPDGSEKKYYWAELAPAAVVVASTGEEVVFVEQYRPAIGQTHLELPAGIIEDGESATEAGARELREETGFEADGVSLLQRMWVATGAMRHERAIVFAEGLTPTEQELDDNEFLTVRSVPVEEALERGREEPTNDATVEGLLLAREEGLL; translated from the coding sequence ATGAGCGATCCCGACGCGGACTGGGAGGTCCTCGAGTCCGTGACCGAGTACGAGACCGGCTGGTACACTGGCGGGTATGACCTGGTCGAGCAGCCCGACGGCTCGGAGAAGAAGTACTACTGGGCCGAGCTCGCGCCCGCGGCCGTCGTAGTCGCCTCGACGGGCGAGGAGGTCGTCTTCGTCGAGCAGTACCGCCCCGCGATCGGCCAGACCCACCTCGAGCTTCCTGCTGGCATCATCGAGGACGGCGAGTCCGCGACCGAGGCCGGCGCCCGGGAGCTGCGCGAGGAGACGGGCTTCGAGGCCGACGGCGTCTCCCTGCTCCAGCGGATGTGGGTCGCGACCGGCGCAATGCGCCACGAGCGCGCGATCGTCTTCGCGGAGGGGCTCACTCCCACGGAGCAGGAACTCGACGACAACGAGTTCCTCACGGTGCGGTCGGTTCCCGTAGAGGAGGCCCTCGAACGGGGCCGCGAGGAGCCGACCAACGACGCGACGGTCGAGGGGCTGTTGCTCGCCCGCGAGGAGGGGCTGCTCTAG